The following are from one region of the Denitrobacterium detoxificans genome:
- a CDS encoding LutB/LldF family L-lactate oxidation iron-sulfur protein, whose translation MAILYDTDVTLRERVATCLEDDFKHNAIETAQETFFNKRAEVVDAMPGFEDMREVAKHMRQNVTDNLDYYVRQFAQNAEANGVIMHYAPSDQDALWEILDIFEAKGASTAVKSKSMMTEEIGLNEVLEDAGVKVIETDCAENILQTAKDRPSHIVVPALHLDRDAIAKIYERERGYEGDSVPEHITHFLRKILREEFLEAEVGVRGCNFAVAETGSVTLVTNEGNGRMVDTCPPVQVVLIGIDRIVPTLADLDASMALLPRSAVGAQMTAYFSVDTGARGEGEIDGPAEVHYVIMDNGRSNMIGSQFDSMLRCCRCGACLNICPVYRHITGHGYGSIYPGPMGIVLTAALEGYENIDTLAFACTLCGACTDRCPVKIPLHELIRDHRMNMIEAGHGHAWEVPLFRGASMMWNHVPLYKGIMKVGRPVMNLMAGKEGRLDAGTQWVPILKGWTSFRDVDVLSTYRFRDWFKDHKAAAAASEDGVDTPADANEEGEGDAR comes from the coding sequence ATGGCCATCCTGTACGATACCGATGTAACTCTGCGCGAGCGCGTGGCCACGTGCCTGGAAGACGATTTCAAGCACAATGCCATCGAAACCGCGCAGGAGACGTTCTTCAACAAGCGCGCCGAAGTCGTGGACGCCATGCCTGGCTTCGAGGATATGCGCGAAGTGGCCAAGCACATGCGCCAGAACGTTACCGATAACCTCGACTACTATGTGCGTCAGTTCGCCCAGAACGCAGAAGCAAACGGCGTGATCATGCACTACGCTCCTTCCGATCAGGACGCGCTTTGGGAAATCCTCGATATCTTCGAGGCCAAGGGCGCTTCCACGGCCGTGAAGTCGAAGAGCATGATGACCGAGGAGATCGGCCTGAACGAGGTTCTGGAAGATGCGGGCGTGAAGGTCATTGAGACCGACTGCGCCGAGAACATTCTGCAGACCGCGAAGGACCGTCCTTCCCACATTGTGGTTCCGGCTCTGCACCTCGACCGCGACGCCATTGCAAAGATTTACGAGCGCGAACGTGGCTACGAGGGCGATTCCGTTCCCGAGCACATCACGCACTTCCTGCGCAAGATTCTGCGCGAGGAGTTCCTGGAAGCCGAAGTCGGCGTTCGCGGCTGCAACTTTGCCGTTGCCGAAACCGGTTCCGTAACGCTGGTCACCAACGAGGGCAACGGCCGCATGGTCGATACGTGCCCGCCCGTTCAGGTCGTGCTCATCGGCATCGACCGCATTGTTCCCACGCTGGCTGACTTGGACGCCAGCATGGCGTTGCTGCCTCGTAGCGCCGTGGGTGCCCAGATGACGGCGTACTTCAGCGTCGACACGGGCGCACGTGGCGAGGGCGAGATCGACGGCCCCGCGGAAGTCCATTACGTAATCATGGACAATGGTCGTTCCAACATGATTGGCAGCCAGTTCGACTCTATGCTGCGTTGCTGCCGCTGCGGCGCCTGCCTGAATATCTGCCCCGTGTATCGCCACATCACCGGTCATGGCTACGGCTCCATTTACCCGGGCCCCATGGGCATCGTGCTCACGGCCGCTCTGGAAGGCTACGAAAACATCGACACGCTGGCGTTCGCCTGCACCCTGTGCGGTGCCTGCACCGACCGCTGCCCCGTGAAGATTCCGCTGCACGAGCTTATTCGCGACCACCGCATGAACATGATCGAAGCTGGTCATGGACATGCATGGGAGGTGCCCCTGTTCCGTGGCGCTTCCATGATGTGGAATCACGTGCCTCTGTACAAGGGCATCATGAAGGTGGGTCGTCCCGTTATGAACCTCATGGCGGGCAAGGAGGGCCGCCTCGATGCCGGTACGCAGTGGGTGCCCATCCTGAAGGGCTGGACGTCGTTCCGCGATGTCGACGTGCTCAGCACGTATCGATTCCGCGACTGGTTCAAGGACCACAAGGCCGCTGCTGCGGCTTCCGAAGATGGGGTGGACACCCCCGCAGATGCCAATGAAGAAGGGGAGGGCGATGCCCGATGA
- a CDS encoding 4Fe-4S dicluster domain-containing protein — MSEDEKPRDDSPAVSRRAFALGAAGVAGLCAVGGVGVALAGDGNLLRPPGGQDEAAFIARCLKCDKCRSICPENCLTVCVLENGLVNYRTPRIDFRKGYCTFCNECIEVCPTQALVPFDPSTEKIGVAVVDVNECIAYQGSGCHICVDACEYEAIELNDSGKPVVHAELCNGCGKCELVCPSATYRAYTGSHARGINVEVWKEA; from the coding sequence ATGTCGGAAGACGAGAAGCCGCGCGATGACTCGCCTGCTGTTTCGCGCCGAGCATTTGCCTTGGGTGCGGCAGGCGTGGCTGGACTGTGCGCTGTGGGAGGCGTGGGCGTGGCGCTTGCGGGCGATGGAAACCTATTGCGCCCTCCGGGAGGGCAGGACGAAGCTGCATTCATTGCGCGCTGCTTGAAGTGCGATAAGTGCCGCAGCATCTGCCCCGAGAATTGCCTGACGGTGTGCGTTCTGGAAAATGGGCTGGTTAACTACCGCACCCCACGCATTGACTTTCGCAAGGGCTATTGCACGTTCTGCAACGAGTGCATCGAAGTGTGCCCGACGCAGGCGCTTGTTCCGTTTGACCCCTCCACTGAAAAGATCGGCGTAGCCGTAGTGGACGTCAACGAGTGCATTGCCTACCAGGGTTCGGGTTGCCATATCTGCGTGGATGCCTGCGAATACGAGGCCATCGAGCTGAATGATTCGGGCAAGCCCGTGGTTCACGCCGAGCTCTGCAATGGCTGCGGCAAGTGCGAGCTCGTCTGCCCATCGGCAACGTATCGTGCCTATACGGGATCGCATGCTCGCGGCATCAACGTCGAAGTCTGGAAGGAGGCGTAA
- a CDS encoding LuxR C-terminal-related transcriptional regulator: MRITPKNAQLGFDNIMPAIALMSQAFWVAWIELIYSGEIYLGPVEPDSLQIIIAYCVSTTAMSLMLIAFGFAHRKVQAIIQKPAWIAGAGALASISTWLDMQLGSMVFVALTGVFTSLLAARFSFLLAQVNPKEIMLSCALVQILASFIYGYVLMLPAGWPPVFMALLPLLGGITSLLDGGRLRYDSVGDEKYSDRGFSFLRLVLAIGVFSIAINIVRGFYPSMIEMDTFAEARGNSSVIFFFVKLVVCFVIAALPLRTNLSRLCYYAFLALAFATLPLPIVGLGSSATLESFGCINALLNLVVWTLLNGIAYKSGRSPIRIFGWGWGTMALCSVVGWLIGFGLFAFDVDSAVLPTIEVLLLAVMLVCGIIVVNPGVIDGLFRPVDGDDEAVSISIGGSREANQMLEDELMRKESSNCSDCSSCPAMKPVRVSDQEGERKPGRWRRAVASMAADCDLSERERDVFELLLKGYTKNRAAEELCISYNTVRSHVRNIYVKCDAHSQQDLIDGLESYLRERE, translated from the coding sequence ATGCGTATCACGCCAAAGAATGCCCAACTTGGGTTCGATAACATCATGCCCGCCATCGCCCTGATGTCTCAGGCGTTCTGGGTGGCATGGATCGAGCTCATCTATTCGGGCGAAATATACCTAGGCCCGGTTGAACCCGATTCGCTTCAGATCATCATTGCGTATTGCGTTTCTACTACGGCCATGTCGCTTATGCTCATTGCGTTTGGCTTTGCGCACCGCAAGGTGCAGGCCATTATTCAAAAGCCGGCCTGGATTGCGGGTGCTGGTGCGCTCGCCTCTATTTCCACGTGGCTTGATATGCAGTTGGGGAGCATGGTGTTCGTGGCCCTGACCGGCGTGTTCACCTCGCTGCTCGCAGCGCGTTTCAGCTTTTTGCTTGCCCAGGTGAATCCCAAGGAAATCATGCTATCCTGCGCGCTGGTGCAGATTCTCGCTTCCTTTATCTATGGGTACGTGCTCATGCTGCCTGCGGGTTGGCCCCCGGTGTTCATGGCGTTGCTGCCCTTGCTGGGCGGCATTACGAGTTTGCTCGACGGCGGACGTTTGCGGTATGACAGCGTGGGCGACGAGAAATACTCCGACCGTGGGTTTTCGTTCTTGCGGTTGGTTCTGGCCATTGGCGTGTTCTCCATCGCCATCAATATCGTGCGTGGTTTCTATCCCTCTATGATCGAGATGGATACCTTTGCCGAGGCGCGTGGCAATTCTTCGGTCATCTTCTTCTTCGTGAAGTTGGTCGTTTGCTTCGTCATTGCCGCCCTACCGTTGCGTACCAACTTGTCGCGCTTGTGCTATTACGCGTTTTTGGCCCTGGCGTTCGCGACGTTGCCGCTTCCCATCGTTGGGCTGGGGTCCTCAGCTACGCTCGAGAGCTTTGGTTGCATCAACGCCTTGCTCAATTTGGTGGTTTGGACGTTGCTCAATGGCATCGCCTACAAATCGGGTAGATCTCCCATTCGCATATTTGGCTGGGGGTGGGGCACTATGGCCCTTTGCTCGGTTGTTGGTTGGCTCATCGGGTTTGGATTGTTTGCCTTCGATGTCGATAGCGCCGTTTTGCCCACCATCGAGGTTTTGCTGCTTGCGGTCATGCTCGTGTGCGGCATCATTGTCGTGAATCCTGGGGTAATTGATGGTCTGTTTCGCCCGGTCGACGGCGACGACGAGGCCGTTTCTATCTCTATTGGCGGTTCGCGCGAGGCGAATCAGATGCTCGAAGACGAGCTCATGCGCAAGGAGAGTTCCAATTGCTCCGATTGCTCTTCGTGCCCAGCAATGAAGCCCGTTCGCGTCTCCGATCAAGAGGGGGAGCGAAAGCCTGGCCGTTGGCGTAGGGCGGTTGCCTCCATGGCTGCCGACTGCGATCTCTCCGAACGCGAACGTGATGTGTTCGAACTCCTGCTGAAGGGGTATACGAAGAACCGCGCTGCCGAGGAGCTCTGCATTTCGTACAACACCGTACGTAGCCATGTGCGCAACATATACGTGAAATGCGACGCGCATTCTCAGCAGGATCTTATCGATGGTCTGGAGTCATACCTGCGCGAGCGCGAGTAG
- a CDS encoding HdeD family acid-resistance protein: protein MGSMWQDFARNRIIVAIAGIILGAVFLFFQSRALDFLVWIMGIIALVTAAGYALTFAFGSTRNPGLIGAAIFSALVGILFISVPMAIVDFLPFLIGIILLVSGITNLMRSFAAAGLFGGIALGPAILSAIIAILGLLVIVRPGALADAVVLFMGISLIVSGIFDIYLIIVDRRKQPVDIYVR from the coding sequence ATGGGCAGCATGTGGCAAGACTTTGCGCGCAATCGCATCATCGTGGCAATTGCCGGCATTATCCTAGGTGCCGTATTCCTATTCTTCCAGTCACGCGCCCTCGATTTCCTCGTGTGGATCATGGGCATCATCGCCCTCGTTACCGCAGCGGGCTACGCCCTGACATTCGCATTCGGTTCGACCCGCAACCCTGGGCTCATTGGCGCCGCCATCTTCAGCGCACTCGTAGGCATACTGTTCATCAGCGTGCCCATGGCCATCGTAGACTTCCTGCCCTTCCTCATTGGCATCATTCTGCTCGTTAGCGGCATTACCAATCTCATGCGCAGCTTCGCAGCCGCAGGATTGTTCGGAGGCATTGCACTGGGGCCGGCTATTCTTTCGGCCATCATCGCCATCCTGGGATTGCTCGTCATTGTGCGCCCCGGAGCACTGGCCGATGCGGTCGTGCTATTTATGGGCATCAGCCTAATCGTAAGCGGCATATTCGACATCTACCTCATCATCGTCGATCGTCGAAAGCAGCCCGTGGATATCTACGTGCGCTAA
- a CDS encoding TorD/DmsD family molecular chaperone yields MEQETLTTEEIAQMMDGRAASYKFFSDALLHEFTVEQIGQLKSLAADEGASEEVAAAITSIRRYLAHAGSDPRTDLACDYARIFLSAGVNDGITAEPYESVFTSEEHLLMQDARDDALRIYRANGVDVDASLRMPEDHLGLELEFMSVMATRTAQVLRASELDRDELARLARVQTGFLKVHILNWVDRLAAKVDEFAKLPLYPAMMRIIIAYASDDAVLMEELAGSAVSQAA; encoded by the coding sequence ATGGAACAGGAAACTCTTACCACCGAGGAAATCGCCCAGATGATGGACGGGCGCGCAGCGTCGTACAAGTTTTTCTCCGACGCGCTGCTGCATGAGTTCACGGTCGAGCAAATTGGGCAGCTAAAATCGCTTGCGGCCGATGAGGGGGCGTCCGAGGAAGTGGCCGCCGCCATTACGTCCATCCGTCGGTATCTGGCGCATGCGGGAAGCGATCCGCGTACCGATCTGGCATGCGATTACGCCCGTATTTTCTTGTCGGCGGGCGTCAACGATGGCATTACGGCCGAGCCCTATGAGTCGGTCTTCACGAGCGAAGAGCATCTGCTCATGCAGGATGCCCGTGACGATGCGCTGCGTATCTATCGCGCGAATGGCGTAGATGTCGACGCGAGCCTGCGCATGCCCGAAGATCATCTGGGTTTGGAATTGGAATTCATGTCGGTTATGGCTACGCGTACGGCCCAGGTTCTGCGTGCAAGCGAACTTGATCGCGACGAATTGGCGCGCCTTGCCCGCGTGCAGACGGGTTTTCTGAAGGTGCATATTCTGAACTGGGTTGATCGGCTTGCCGCGAAAGTGGACGAGTTCGCGAAATTGCCGCTCTATCCCGCGATGATGCGCATTATCATCGCTTATGCATCCGACGACGCCGTTCTCATGGAAGAGCTGGCGGGGAGCGCGGTGAGCCAGGCGGCGTAG
- a CDS encoding 4Fe-4S binding protein, protein MKMRTKRGLVSLIVFLSVIVGLVIHTGTGTPSALGWRDIAAICPVGALEVLAGAKAFLVHPIVLLVVILIVGFCVGKAFCSWVCPVPHVRSFFRPKSAKKAREEGDAKDAGTRNGTRIDSRHVVLLGTVASSFAFGFPVFCLLCPVGLSFAVTIGIWNLFRFNEASWGLIVFPLVLIAEVVLFRKWCTTFCPISALLSLVASKSRVLRPVVERHTCLHAKGKRCTTCVNICPERVDPHAMSIPECSRCGECVEACPSGAISIPLLAKKAELQAASNIENTEATQEASASEA, encoded by the coding sequence ATGAAGATGCGTACTAAACGCGGGCTCGTTTCGCTCATTGTGTTTTTGAGCGTTATCGTCGGCCTGGTTATTCATACGGGTACGGGTACGCCGTCTGCCTTGGGCTGGCGCGATATCGCCGCCATCTGCCCGGTTGGCGCCCTGGAGGTACTTGCTGGTGCGAAGGCATTCCTGGTGCATCCCATCGTGTTGCTTGTGGTCATCCTGATCGTGGGCTTCTGCGTGGGCAAGGCGTTTTGCTCGTGGGTGTGCCCCGTTCCTCACGTGCGTTCCTTCTTCCGTCCAAAGAGCGCGAAGAAAGCGCGCGAAGAGGGCGACGCGAAGGATGCGGGCACGCGAAATGGCACGCGCATCGACAGCCGTCACGTGGTGCTGCTGGGCACGGTCGCCAGTTCGTTCGCGTTCGGGTTCCCCGTATTCTGTCTGCTGTGCCCCGTTGGTTTGTCCTTTGCCGTCACCATCGGCATTTGGAATCTCTTTCGCTTCAACGAAGCGAGCTGGGGTCTTATCGTGTTTCCCCTGGTGCTTATTGCCGAGGTTGTGCTCTTCCGCAAATGGTGCACTACCTTCTGCCCCATTAGCGCCTTGCTTTCGCTCGTGGCATCGAAGAGCCGCGTGCTCAGGCCGGTCGTGGAGCGTCATACGTGCTTGCATGCGAAGGGGAAGCGCTGCACGACGTGCGTAAACATATGCCCCGAGCGCGTTGACCCGCATGCCATGTCCATTCCCGAATGCTCTCGATGCGGCGAGTGCGTGGAAGCATGCCCGTCGGGCGCCATTAGTATTCCGCTGCTTGCGAAGAAAGCCGAATTGCAGGCAGCCTCCAACATTGAAAACACCGAGGCGACGCAGGAAGCGTCCGCGTCTGAAGCATAA
- a CDS encoding dimethyl sulfoxide reductase anchor subunit family protein yields MAIQWSLVIFTTLTGAAGWMLASLAYAEVKGIQRNAAFPATLIAIVLLIVGGCASVTHLAHPERMLAALGHPTSGIFTEAALVGVTALFAIIYLIMLKREGGASARKGLIIIAAVFGVLLSFMAGASYMMAARVSWNTILLPLGYLGTAIPAGIACYLACVCVKGDASNLDAFPKLLLAGGIVAAVLAGIYTATVSSADAVLLGWVLAVIVGGVLPAVMGYFVGKKPESALALASAAAVCAIVGCIAYRAFMWVSMSTLYNFFSPM; encoded by the coding sequence ATGGCAATCCAATGGTCTCTCGTTATCTTCACCACGCTTACCGGCGCGGCTGGCTGGATGCTTGCATCGCTGGCATATGCCGAGGTAAAGGGCATTCAGCGTAATGCCGCATTTCCAGCGACGCTTATTGCGATCGTCCTTTTGATCGTGGGTGGTTGCGCGTCGGTAACGCACTTGGCCCACCCCGAGCGCATGCTCGCTGCTCTGGGTCATCCCACCAGCGGCATTTTCACCGAAGCCGCCCTGGTTGGAGTTACCGCCCTGTTCGCGATCATCTACCTGATTATGCTCAAGCGTGAAGGCGGGGCATCTGCCCGCAAGGGCCTGATCATCATCGCTGCGGTGTTCGGCGTGCTGCTGTCGTTCATGGCAGGTGCCTCGTACATGATGGCCGCGCGCGTTTCCTGGAATACGATTCTCTTGCCCCTGGGCTATCTGGGTACCGCCATTCCGGCTGGTATTGCCTGCTACCTTGCCTGCGTTTGCGTAAAGGGCGACGCTTCCAACCTGGATGCGTTTCCGAAGCTGCTTCTCGCGGGCGGCATCGTTGCCGCCGTTCTGGCGGGCATCTACACGGCGACGGTGTCCTCTGCCGATGCCGTGCTGCTCGGCTGGGTCCTTGCTGTGATCGTGGGCGGCGTTTTGCCTGCGGTTATGGGCTATTTCGTGGGCAAGAAGCCCGAAAGCGCCCTGGCGCTTGCATCGGCGGCTGCCGTATGCGCCATCGTAGGCTGCATCGCGTACCGCGCATTCATGTGGGTGTCCATGAGTACTCTGTACAACTTCTTTAGCCCCATGTAG
- a CDS encoding (Fe-S)-binding protein — translation MKVAFFPGCLVDMFYPEVGIAAVNVLERLGCEVEMPEEQICCGQMLTNSGYKKELVPVAQRIIDSYYNMDYDAIVSLTGSCMSAIIDDYPAIIEDPEYKSKLDAISVRSRFFEFTEFLVDKLGVTDLGASFPHTVTYHKSCHVTRFLRVEEQPMELLRNVKGLQYIEMEHADRCCGFGGTFSVKQPEISSAIVAEKCQTIIDTGAEVLCGGDVPCLMNIKGALARLRTEGKLDRDIRVMHIAQILDSRE, via the coding sequence ATGAAAGTTGCATTTTTCCCTGGCTGCCTGGTAGACATGTTCTACCCGGAAGTGGGCATTGCCGCTGTCAACGTGCTCGAACGGCTCGGCTGTGAAGTCGAAATGCCTGAAGAGCAGATTTGCTGCGGTCAGATGCTCACGAACTCGGGCTACAAGAAAGAGCTTGTGCCCGTTGCGCAGCGCATCATCGACTCCTATTACAACATGGATTACGATGCCATCGTTTCTCTGACGGGTTCTTGCATGAGCGCCATCATCGACGACTATCCGGCCATCATCGAAGATCCCGAATACAAGTCGAAGCTCGACGCCATTTCCGTGCGTTCCCGCTTCTTCGAGTTCACCGAATTTCTGGTCGACAAGCTGGGCGTAACCGATCTGGGCGCCAGCTTCCCCCATACGGTTACTTATCACAAGAGCTGTCACGTCACGCGCTTCCTGCGCGTGGAAGAGCAGCCCATGGAGCTACTGCGTAACGTGAAGGGCCTGCAGTACATCGAAATGGAGCATGCCGATCGCTGCTGCGGTTTCGGCGGCACCTTCAGCGTGAAGCAGCCCGAAATCTCTAGCGCCATCGTTGCCGAAAAGTGCCAGACGATTATCGACACGGGTGCCGAGGTTCTGTGCGGCGGCGACGTGCCCTGCCTCATGAACATCAAGGGTGCGCTTGCTCGCCTGCGTACCGAAGGCAAGCTCGATCGCGATATCCGCGTTATGCACATCGCTCAGATTCTGGATTCGAGGGAGTAA
- a CDS encoding 4Fe-4S dicluster domain-containing protein produces the protein MTRNCIVVDLNRCIGCFSCEVACKAENGIALGEQWNKVIIEGPHGTFPDIEQYWLPTMCQQCQDAPCVNVCPTGASYRDPETNIVLVDKSKCIGCKYCMMACPYGVRSWNSSESCVEKCTLCGHLTANGEKPVCVAKCCGEARFYGDLDDPTSDAAKAIAAADPQDVHHLTDVGNGPSTAYILRKSIATWRSSEE, from the coding sequence ATGACGCGTAATTGCATCGTAGTCGACCTCAACCGCTGCATCGGCTGCTTTAGCTGCGAGGTCGCCTGCAAGGCTGAAAACGGAATTGCCTTGGGCGAGCAGTGGAACAAGGTCATCATCGAAGGGCCCCATGGCACCTTCCCCGACATCGAGCAGTATTGGCTGCCCACCATGTGCCAGCAGTGCCAGGACGCTCCCTGCGTGAACGTGTGCCCCACGGGCGCTAGCTATCGCGACCCGGAAACGAACATCGTGCTTGTGGACAAAAGTAAGTGTATCGGCTGCAAGTACTGCATGATGGCCTGCCCCTACGGCGTGCGTTCGTGGAATAGCTCGGAAAGCTGCGTTGAGAAGTGCACGCTGTGCGGTCACCTTACCGCCAACGGCGAGAAGCCCGTTTGCGTGGCGAAGTGCTGTGGCGAGGCGCGTTTCTATGGCGACCTGGACGATCCCACGTCCGATGCCGCCAAGGCCATTGCGGCCGCCGACCCGCAGGACGTGCATCACCTTACGGACGTGGGTAATGGCCCCTCTACGGCATACATCCTGCGCAAGAGCATTGCGACCTGGAGGAGTAGTGAGGAATAA